AACACCCAACAAGGTTTTGATCACTAATAATCAAGTTCCTTGCTCATGGCCTTGGTCATATTACTActttaaagtcactatataaatgcaaatctcaaATGAGCTTGTAAAAAGCTAAATTTATGACTAGTTCATTTTGAGCAAAGAGTGATCAATACTGTGATGGCATCCGTCGTTGtaaaatttttttttccaaaaaaaaaagagCCTGAGAGGGAAACagaaatggaaaccaaaactgaaacagaagctggaaaaataACTTCagttttccagggaaactgacatgGTCACCTTTTATCTGGTTCGAACCAGAGTCCTCCCCAGATTAGGCTGGAGCGGAGTGCCACCAAGCAGAAGAAAGTTTAAGACTGAATGCAGGAGCTGTTTGTTCCTTAAAAGTAGCTGATTAACCAGATCTGGCCAAACAGTGTACAGTTTATCACTGAAGGAAGGATTTGGATAAAGGGAAAACTAGTCAATCCATGCCATCAAGATGGTCTTGAACAGAGCTGAGGAAGTTTGGGAGAAGTGTGCCTTGTGGTGAAGACCGCACTTGTGGAGTTTGATTGAAAGGGAACTCTTATGTTcttatagatagatttttgaaatcttggggagttgatggctatgtggagcaggcccgaaagaggagtgaggcctaggacagatcagccatgatcttcttgaatgatggggcaggcttgagggactgaatggcctactcctgctcctatttatgttctgatGTTCTTCACTGCTGTTGGAAGAACAGCAGCTAAATCCTTGAACTAAAAAGAGCtgaaaaatctacctgaggaacttcaggAATTGTGAAGAACTGTAAGACTGTAATTGTTGCCATGTATGCTGGGTGGATTACCCAATGAAACtgtgagacccatctctgttgtatctgatagagGTGGTGTAATTCAGACCACGGAtttgtctgttgcttcatgtttaatttatgttggttttgatttgagtgttaaagtaaaataaaagtgaaatcttggccATTTGGTTTGATTccctaaattggggtcaatcagTGGATTACATTTTTTGTTTATTTGGGTCTCCAATGGGGATCATAATCCACAGCATGGACTTCTGGGTAACAGATTGGAGGCAAGCATTCTGGAGTCATTTAACAGTTAATGCTGCAATGGGTGAGCGTTAGTATCTTTCTGGACTGTTAAAATAAGTTGGGCCAAATTGCCTACTTCACCTATAGTTATCTTGTGAACTTGTCTCATTTTGGAGTCTGGTGGGAATGAAGAAGATTCAAGTATGATAGGGAGGAGCCTTTTCACCTTGCTGCTAAAATTTGTTGTTAGGCAAGCCACAAGTGAGTCCACTTGTAGGGAGAGTGCTGTGAACAAACAATTTTGCACCTTCAATAATGGTTTGCAAAACAGCCTTCAGACCAAGTCATATttagaagtttttttaaaaaataacccAATTATGGATTGTGGAATAGAAACATTAACTTAAACCTTTCCTATATCATAATACTAACTTGTGACCCTCCAGTTTCTCTGTCAATTCAGCAATTTCTTCACAGTCACTGTTCTTATTCCTCAGAGTATATATAGACACGCTTGGGTGTTCAATCAGTAGATTTTCCAGAGGATCAATTTCCAACTTTGTCACTGGATATTGGACTGTAAAGAAACAAGACAATGTTAAAATATTTAATCCTAATCATGAAAGGAAGTTGGAGTCTTTGTGTTCTCCATTTGTCCACTATTATCTTCGTAGATCCATTGGTTCAAACTGGCCTACCTAACTGAATACTAACAAAACCCCAAGTTCATGCATGCAATGGCCAACTAGATAGCATTAATCAGAAGTCTGCTGTATTAAAAAAAGCTACACAAGTCCAAATAAAGCACATTCTATGCTCCTCCAATGGATCATCTGGTTTAAGACAATGAAAGTCAAATAGAGCACTATGGTTCTAGATTGGGTTCTCAATCTTTGAGCTAGCAGATCTCAGCTGGTGTGTCAATTGGAAAGCAACAACACTTACATTTTGATTGCACTCACAAAGGAAGAAATCAAGCATTTCCATCAAGGAGTCAAAAAAAAAAGCGGAATGGTGGCAGgaagaaaaagggaaaagaaaataaTGTTGAGAGTCAGGGTGGAGAAATCAAAGGGAAAAGAAGAATTTCAAAGAAAATTTTTGAAAGTGAGGAAGCAGAGTGCTGGAGAGATTTCCAGAGTGAAGGAGCATATAATGGCTACAGGAGCAGCACCAACAGTAGAGCAGAGGGAGGTAATGGGAGAAGCATGTGTGCAGATGACCATTAAAATCATCAACATACAAAAAGAAAAGGCAGCCCCTGGAGCCTGCCTGATTAAGGCCATTGAGGAATTTCAATGTGAGAATGAGACTTCTGAACTCAACCTCATTGGGGCTTGAGAAAGTAGAGAAGGTTCAGAGGACAGATCTAACCTCCTGttctttttttttgggggggggggggcgcgtgttGGTGGATCCCTCCTGCAAGTGCATTTGTGTGGAGAATACAAAGTCAACCTTGGCTATGGTGCCCTTCTATACCTTGCAGTTAAGTTTCCTACTGATGCCTACAGTCTCACTTTATACACGTGTTAACTTTGGCAACATAGAAGGCAATAGAGCAAAACCATATTCCAGCAAGCATTTATACCTTCAGAATGGGAGGAGAGaattgggggggggtggcgggggaaaaCAATGATGTATGAATAATTATTTTAGTAGCAATCTATGATTTAGGTTACAATAACTACTGCTCTGTATGTTAACATATTCTTCTACTGGTTTGTTTATATGCTCAGTTTTTGGTCTACTCTATAATGGATGCCTATTTAACAGTTTCAGCTGTTACTGTGACAAGTGGCTAATTTCTAACGATCAATGCTGATTAGCTTGATTTTTAGTCAAATTGCTGGATTTTTTGGAAATCTTCATTTTACAAAGCTGCTGTGAATTTAACATTAAAATCTGCAGTGAGCTTACATGGATATCACATTACAGCTGTATGACTTCATTGTTTGAAACAAGAAGTCATAGTATAAACATATAACTGTATATTAGACTGACATTATGCAAAATGATTTAAAATTCATTGAAAATAAAAAGGTTTAGGTAAAAATCCGATTGCATAATTATAGTAaactttatttcagattttttaaaaatctgggatCCTCACTATCCCCCTTTCCTAATCTAGACTCAATTCAAATCATAAAAGGAGGTTTATGCTACCCAACTCTGTTCAGTACTGACACCAAGTCCTGTATTTGAGGTGACTATCTTAGAATCTGCCAGTTTGTCAAAGTCTGGGCTTCTGACATTGGATAAAAATGAAATCTGATACAAGTTTCATTCTGGAGCTTTGCATATATTCAAACTTGTGTGGATTCCATTGAGATAAAACAGTGCCATATGCATCTTCATATCCCTCCCATTTCAAACCATACCAGTAGAGCTTCAACCATTTCATTGATTTTCATAAATTTATGTCATAACTACTCTTTCTAGAGTAGAGATGCTATCTTATATCAAATGATAAATGTAAAGCACATGGGGAAATACTTGATTATTCATTTACATAATGTGTCTGCTGCTAAAGATCATTAAATAAAACTGTATCCGAGATCTGATCTATAAATCTTTCACAACAATCTTAGGATTGAAGATTCAAGTCTTACCTTGGATATTCACAATAATCCAGTCGTCTTCCTCATTCTCATACAGAATGTTGTTCATATCACTGTTTTCTTTGTTGTCTTCTACATCCACCTCACCCAGGAAAAAACTGGTGAGTCTTCCAAGCATATTTGATGTATACAAAGCTCGAACTCAATTAGGGCTTCAATTGTGCATGCTGTTTCCTTTATTCCTATAAAAAATGCAATCTGTGCTTTAGAAAAAAAAATCATGTTGTAATTCTTAAAGTGTACATTAAAACATGTCAATAATTTTACAATAATGACAGGTAAATGTAATCACAATCTGAACTTAACCCAACTTTGATAATGTGGCACATTATACAACATGAAAATATTGCAGTCATtttgaatgatttggacttaaaatcTCTGATCCAAATGCATAGTAGCAGCTTTCAGTGACAGTTATCAAGAGAGGTCATCATCACTGTTAGGTCAATATCCAACCTTGCATTTatcctcccaaggtgcttcacaggagtgttaagaaattttgacactgagccacataaggagatattaggacaggtgacaaagagcttggagagagagagagagactgaggcagctgaaagtacagctgtgaaaaaaaaagatatgcaagaggccaggattgaaggAGTGCAGTTTTACATGTCCTACCTAATACTATGTTGGAAATACCATTAAACAACTGTTGTCTTGGTGGCAAAGATAGAGCCACCAtcactgtgaccgcgtgggtttccgccgggtgctctggtttcctcccacagccaaagacttgcaggttgataggtaaattggccattgtaaattgcccctagtgtaggtaggtggtaggagaatggtggggacatggtagggaatatgggattaatgtaggattaatataaatgggtggttgttggtcggcacagaatcggtgggccgaaggacctgcttcagtgctgtatcactatgacTATTACCTTcttagggcaactaggaatgggcaatgtgGCCTTTCCAGGTTTTCCCACATCATgaaaacaaattttttttttttaaattgctgcaAGTAGCATGTAGATTATTGTCCAATATCACAGTAATATATTAAATGGAAACTTCCGATGGAATGCGCTGGTGATGTTATGTGGACGCCCTGTAAAGAAATAAGAGTAGGGGTTCAGAAAAAACATTTTGTAGAAATATGCTTTGTGTCTACTGTGGTTGCGATGgcacttccttttttttaaaaaaaaaatggctgcAATGTTGTTAACAGCAAATGTATGCTATCCCCACATGCAGATCATTTAAAGGGTGTGAAAATGATGGCCTGAAAATGTTGTGGACAGCAGTGAAAGAACAATGCTTGCTCTTCATCATGCTTACAACTGCCCACATGCTTTGCTTGGGTGGCAATAGAGATCACTTGCAGTGTTGCATCCTCCACAGGACATTTGTGGTGTCTGTGAGCAGCACAAGCAACGTGTCTCATCAGCCACACTGGAGAATCCTCGCAGATGTCAGGAGTCTAAACCAGGGAGGAACAGACAGACATTAAAAATTCTGGAGTAATACTCCAGacttttaaaattaaaattcaGTGGCAGTAAGTAAGACTTATTTAAAAATTCACCTAGAATGGACCAGCACAATTGTTTGTGGCGTGTTTAGTGGGCAAGTACCACAACTCATTATGCCCTTACATAGTATCTCACCGAGGTTCAGCATTGAAGTCAGAGTGTAGtgtagtgcagtttgtggagagcagCAAGATAACTCATACACCAGCTTCTGCATTTCCACATAGACTTGAAGTTGCTGTCGGATTTAGTTCATAAATGGAGAGTGCGCTGATAGCTGCCCTGGTTTTTTTGATGCAAAATCCAGGCCACTATGAAATGATGGTATAACCCAGAACTATGGCATTATTGGAGGTCCAAATAAAGTTAACAATTTTTGAACTTCTCTCCTGACCTTTTGTCATGAGTTTCAGTTGTGTGGCTTTAGTTTGGTGAGCTCCTGCCCCCACCAACCTCATATTTTTGCAACTGTCAGACCAGCCAGCCTGCAGTGCATTTCCACATTCAGAAGTATTGATGTAAGTGTTTTccaatccccccacccccatttaaaACTATATCTGTAAATATGTTACCACTGTTTGAAAGAGCCAGACCATGGTACTTCTCTCATTGAAGAATTTCAAAGCGGGGAAAAATAGGAAGCAAAGTCAGGGCAATTTTTCCTTGGTACATTGATGACGGTATCAGCGCTGTTTCCAGCTCACTGAattggaaaacttcaactttgcttccaatttataCCCTTCCTTCACCTTATCATGGTGCATCTCAGTCTCTTTCCTTCCACTTTTCGGTCTCCATTTTCTAGAGATTAATTATTCATTGCAAGCCCTCCGACTCCCACAgccacctcaactacacttcctcacaccccacttcttgGAAGGACTTccattctcctaatctcagtctctgttgcatctgttcagataatgcaacCTTCTACACCAGTGCTTCCATAGGTCTTCTCtttaactgaggatttcccccctgtccccgccccccactccatgGTTGCAGggcccctcaaccatgtctgacccatttcccgcatttctactctcacaccttcccctcccagaatcatgacagggttccccttgtcctcaccttccgccccaccagcctttgtattcaacagatcattctccaccatttcagctACCTTCTGTGTGATGCCACCAAGCACATTGTCCCCTCCTGtcccagcattctgaagggaccataccCTCCATTACACCCTCGTCCACTCTTGTATCACCCCCAACGCCCCAGGCAaaaacaggagatgcaacacctgcccttttccctcctcagtGTCCAAGGCCACaacactccttctaggtgaaacagcgatttacatgtactttcaattcagtatactgtgtcccctgctcacaatgcagtctgctctacgttggggagaccaaacacaaattaggtgttctgcaaagcagtcacccacagTTAGTCTGTGAGCATAACCCCATGCTTCCGAtggcttgccattttaatttcCACCTTGCCTTCACGCTGACGTCTGTCCTGGGCCTACTGCAATGTTGCAATGAAGcttaatgcaagctcaaggaacagcacctcatcttttgattaggcattttaTAGCCTtctggagttcaacaatttcagaccgtattCTCTATCCCCATTTTTGTTCCTTTATTTTGCATGTTTCAGCCTtaatcttgtttttgcttttggatggcaattggtcattattctgccattgacacctcctctgggcacatcttttgtttctttacttgtcccattactacttcctttggctctgccccaccaactcttgtCACAATGTCTcctgtatccccccccccccccccaccccccatttaacctacttaaaacccattacatttctaactttgacCAGTTTTGTTAAAGGGCCTTAGACCTGAAATATTAATACTAtctttcgccacagatgctgccagacctgcgagtatttccagcattttctgtttttatttcaagtttccagtatctgcagtattttgcttatattaaaATATCCCTACTCTGATGGGCCTTGCTTCTAGCTCACTTTATTTCCTGCCCTTACTTCAAAACACTATAGAATATGGTTGACTAACTGTACTCTTTCTGCTGTTCGACAACTTGTTATAATAGCACCTTCAACCAaaaagtcccaaagcacttcagaagAGAATGTTACaaaacaaaatttcacactgagccacataaggagattaggATAGAGgagcaaaaacttgatcaaaggaggtaggttttaagtagcatcttaaaaTGGGAAAAAAATGGGTAGAgaggttaaaaaaattaaaaaagtgAAAAAGAATATTGTGCATGTATTTAGCTTTTAATAAATGAAAAATAGTATAGAATGCTGTATTTGGCAGTCACAAAACATTCTAGTCATTGCAATATTTATAACTAGCAGCTGAAAGGATGTACCAGAGAGATTGTTATTGTACAATTTCTACCATGTTCCGCTGTGATTGTCTGACTGGCCATTCTTTTTATAGTTCAAAGTCAGTCCCAAAAGACCAGTGATCCTATGGAGCCAGGGAGTTGTTTGTAATTACTGATAGTATGTAAATAATCCTGCATTGAGTCAAGCCAGCTATTTTTGCAATTGCACAAACTCATTTTCCAAACCTAATTCAGACTGCTCATCAGAATTGAAGCATTCAATAGCATGATTTATTTACACCAATTTCAACTCACTGTACTTTAGGCAGCGAGTCAGAATATAGAGCACAACCCAAAAGGGTGACATTTAGTGACCTCTGCATAAAAGATATTTCAGCCATCAGCTTGGAGATGACTACATAATAGATAAACATGAAAAGAATTGTAGGGTTTTGTACAGAATGCAAAGTAATAGAAATAGATTCAAGCGCGAATTGTAACCTAGTTTGGACTTgccgacgactgggcaactctcaacctccataaatttgcccaggcatgcgccatggagaggtcactccatagttgcctcacagcgactgaaacaacacggaaggcagcactgaccacctccaggcgcgtatccattgtctctcgagataaggaggcccaaagaagaagagaagattatGCTTCCAATAAAAAAAAGGAATCATACATAAACAGTAGGACAACAATCTAACCCATGTCTATTTTACACTCTTCCACCTACATATGTAGAAGAATAATTTCTGTTATTAAAGGCTTTAGCATGCAGTTAGTGGTCTGTATCCAGTAACCTAGCCACTCAGTTAAAGATTGGGCTGCATCTTATCCTTGTCAATCTAAGTAGTTTTTGCAAGCCTCCAGCTTAATAGTTTCAGTACAGACTTACCACAACAGTAATGTTTAAAACCTAGAATTCAAAGATTCCAAATTTTGGACCTTGTGAATCCATACTCCAGAATGATCAATTAAGTTTATACATCCAGTAATGTATAAAAACCACAGCAAAAGAAAACATAGGATTGAAATGATTTGAAAAACTAATGGGAAAGACAAATCTAATTAGTGTGTTATGAGTGTGACTTCCATTTTGTCAAAGCAAGAAAGATGCACTTACATCAATGGTCAAGGTCAGCCTCAACTACCGAAAACCAATCCAGAGATTATGGCTGATATGTGACCTAACTCTATACACCTGCTTTTGCCCCAGGTTCCTGAATGTTTTTCTTAGCCAAAAGGTATTAAAGAATCTGGGACAAAACCAGGTGTATGCACTTAGGTTGCAGATCAgtgataatctcattgaatggcagaacaggcttgaggggttaaatggcctactcttgttcctatactGTACCCTTAGTCTGCCATGTACATAGCAGCTGGATTTTTAAAAACAGTTTTGGGGTTGGAAGCAGGCAGGCGAGGAATTTGACACTGCTGACCCCTGTACCAGTTCAGAGTCACAATTCCAACCCATCCTGAATGAGGGCAGCTCAGGGCCGGAGCGGCTGCTTGTCAGGAAGCGGCGGGCAACCAACTGAGGCCAATTGTTAATAGGCCCTGTTTTATGCTGACTGGAATTTCCAGTCAGCAATGTGGGCAGCCCACATTGACTTGGACCATGTCCAGGCCAATGTGATGGGCTCAGGTCAGGAGGTGGAAGGGGGTGGCGAG
This sequence is a window from Heterodontus francisci isolate sHetFra1 chromosome 17, sHetFra1.hap1, whole genome shotgun sequence. Protein-coding genes within it:
- the si:ch211-260e23.9 gene encoding tumor protein p53-inducible nuclear protein 2, whose amino-acid sequence is MLGRLTSFFLGEVDVEDNKENSDMNNILYENEEDDWIIVNIQVQYPVTKLEIDPLENLLIEHPSVSIYTLRNKNSDCEEIAELTEKLEGHKAITVAHYIPRRMSALIGNGGVVHTSHMSFMQRAKLHVERRKLSHNQLLRQNRAWKRHSTKDKSSRHFKQPRQRISRYSRQ